From the genome of Scytonema hofmannii PCC 7110, one region includes:
- a CDS encoding sensor histidine kinase produces the protein MFTIAFGSSYLIEVWILWHPSSWLSSFLKILTASISVVMIVRLVSLLQGLRTHTTETWFLCRSSWLKRNFLLEKPGFCVSPILPKPQTSCDPSQLEAANVAWQEVSDELETRFQKQKSDLTEINKSLQAEITECKQQVAVLQESEARFRLIAYTAPVMIWVSDIEQLCNYFNKVWLEFTGRTIQQEIGHGWLESIHPEDKERCFLTRTTAFDARQSFKMEYRLRRMDGEYRWILDTGIPQYTENNTFVGYIGSCVDITEHKQAEEQIQASLLEKEVLLKEIYHRVKNNLQVISSLLNLQSEYIKDKDDLEIFQQSQMRIESMALIHQKLYQSQDLARIDFSEYIRDLVASLFSSYEVNTNVISLTVNVERVLLSLDAAIPCGLIITELVSNSLKYAFPKGRMGEIAIELRAENNNMLNLRVSDNGIGLPSEFDLKNTTSLGLQLVDALTNQLSGDIIINYTNGVEVKIAFPVLDKNLNWRKK, from the coding sequence ATGTTTACGATCGCTTTTGGTTCATCATATCTAATAGAAGTATGGATACTATGGCATCCTAGCTCTTGGCTCTCAAGTTTTCTCAAAATCTTGACTGCTAGCATTTCAGTTGTTATGATTGTACGGTTAGTCTCTTTATTACAAGGCTTACGCACTCACACGACAGAAACCTGGTTTCTGTGCAGAAGCTCATGGCTGAAACGAAATTTTTTGTTAGAGAAACCCGGTTTCTGCGTAAGTCCTATATTACCTAAACCCCAGACTTCCTGCGATCCATCTCAACTAGAAGCAGCGAATGTTGCTTGGCAAGAAGTCAGTGATGAACTAGAAACAAGATTCCAAAAACAAAAATCTGATTTAACAGAAATTAACAAATCGCTGCAGGCAGAAATTACTGAATGCAAGCAGCAAGTTGCAGTTTTGCAGGAAAGTGAAGCACGGTTTCGCCTCATAGCGTACACAGCCCCTGTGATGATTTGGGTCTCTGATATCGAGCAGCTCTGCAATTACTTCAATAAAGTTTGGCTGGAGTTCACTGGAAGAACAATTCAACAAGAAATCGGTCATGGCTGGTTGGAATCAATTCATCCAGAGGATAAAGAGCGCTGTTTTCTTACCCGTACTACAGCTTTTGATGCTCGGCAAAGCTTTAAAATGGAGTACCGCCTGAGACGAATGGATGGTGAGTACCGTTGGATATTAGATACAGGTATCCCACAATATACTGAAAATAACACATTTGTCGGCTATATTGGCTCTTGCGTTGATATTACCGAACACAAGCAGGCAGAAGAACAGATCCAAGCATCTTTATTAGAAAAAGAAGTTCTTTTAAAGGAAATTTACCATAGAGTTAAAAATAATTTACAAGTTATTTCCAGTCTACTTAATCTTCAATCAGAGTATATTAAGGATAAAGATGATTTAGAAATATTCCAACAAAGCCAAATGCGAATTGAATCCATGGCTTTGATTCACCAAAAATTGTACCAATCGCAAGACCTTGCGAGAATTGACTTTAGTGAGTACATTCGAGATTTAGTAGCAAGTCTATTTAGTTCTTACGAAGTGAACACAAATGTGATTTCGCTCACAGTCAATGTCGAGCGTGTCTTATTAAGCTTAGATGCAGCGATCCCTTGTGGCTTAATTATCACGGAACTTGTTTCCAATTCCCTAAAATACGCGTTTCCTAAAGGTAGAATGGGAGAAATTGCGATTGAACTTCGGGCAGAAAATAATAATATGTTGAACTTGAGAGTTAGTGATAATGGTATTGGGTTACCCTCAGAATTTGATTTAAAAAATACAACATCATTAGGATTGCAGTTAGTAGACGCTTTAACAAATCAGTTATCAGGTGATATTATAATAAATTACACTAATGGGGTCGAGGTAAAAATTGCATTTCCTGTGTTGGATAAAAATTTAAATTGGAGAAAAAAATGA
- a CDS encoding multicopper oxidase family protein, whose protein sequence is MKKISRREALKIAALAGGSILLPVGLQYRGYAQRTDERVEPFTLPFRTPPVLNPVRSDSTTDYYQIAMQKAQVGVLPGRTTEIWGYNATFPGPTIRQSRNRQSIIRYINNLDVDTSVHLHGMPSLPQYDGYAEDLIPPGYYKDYVYPNPSSAILWYHDHALGQTSRNVYMGLAGMYIVQDNEELSLPLPRGDRDIPLIIHDKQFASDGSLIFDDQGQHSLMGEVITVNGVPWPRMEVANYKYRFRVLNASISRSYRLALSTGDDFTVIGTDAGLMTAPVNTQNMRLAMAERYDIVIDFSKYPIGSQVILQNLGLPNNDNFGNTNVIMRFDVVRSESDNSLIPSTLRNIQFLSESSAVRSRDFTFDHVNSVWVINGNGWNSNRVDANPQLEEVEIWRLHNPSGLWFHPVHLHLIDAQILDRNGQAPFPYERGLKDVFYVGENETVRIIGRFRPHLGKYMYHCHNMVHEDHDMMSQFQVGQGGINPMSAPAQPLPAPPL, encoded by the coding sequence ATGAAAAAAATAAGCAGGCGTGAAGCGCTGAAGATTGCAGCGCTTGCGGGGGGTTCTATTTTGCTTCCCGTGGGGCTTCAGTATCGGGGATATGCTCAAAGAACTGATGAGAGGGTTGAGCCGTTTACACTTCCCTTCCGTACACCACCAGTTTTAAACCCTGTACGCAGTGATTCTACGACTGACTATTATCAAATTGCGATGCAGAAGGCTCAAGTAGGAGTCCTACCAGGGAGAACAACAGAGATTTGGGGTTACAACGCTACGTTTCCCGGTCCCACAATTAGACAAAGTAGAAATCGACAATCAATTATTAGGTATATCAACAATCTTGATGTAGATACCTCAGTTCACTTGCATGGTATGCCATCGTTACCTCAGTACGATGGTTATGCTGAAGATTTGATTCCTCCGGGGTACTACAAGGATTATGTCTATCCCAATCCTAGCTCTGCTATTTTGTGGTACCACGACCACGCCCTCGGTCAAACTTCTCGAAATGTCTATATGGGTTTGGCTGGAATGTATATTGTCCAAGATAATGAAGAGCTGAGTTTGCCACTCCCTAGAGGCGATCGCGATATTCCTCTGATTATTCACGATAAACAATTCGCCTCCGATGGTTCGCTAATTTTTGACGACCAAGGACAGCATAGCCTAATGGGAGAAGTGATTACAGTCAACGGAGTCCCTTGGCCTCGTATGGAAGTTGCAAACTATAAATACCGTTTTCGAGTATTAAACGCATCAATTTCTCGTTCTTACAGACTTGCTCTGAGTACAGGTGATGACTTTACTGTCATTGGTACGGATGCTGGATTGATGACAGCACCAGTAAATACTCAGAATATGCGTCTTGCAATGGCAGAAAGATATGACATAGTCATTGATTTTTCTAAATATCCCATTGGGTCTCAGGTTATACTGCAAAATCTTGGGCTTCCCAACAACGATAATTTTGGAAACACGAATGTCATCATGCGCTTTGATGTGGTGCGTTCTGAAAGTGATAACAGTTTAATTCCCAGTACGCTACGCAATATTCAATTTCTGTCAGAATCTTCAGCAGTCCGAAGCCGCGACTTCACATTTGACCATGTGAATAGTGTGTGGGTTATCAACGGGAACGGTTGGAACTCAAACAGAGTTGATGCTAATCCACAACTAGAAGAGGTGGAAATTTGGAGACTGCATAATCCTTCAGGTTTGTGGTTTCATCCAGTTCACCTTCACCTCATTGATGCTCAAATTCTCGATCGCAATGGTCAAGCACCCTTTCCTTACGAACGTGGTTTGAAAGATGTGTTCTATGTTGGTGAAAACGAAACAGTACGAATCATTGGCAGATTTAGACCTCACCTAGGTAAGTATATGTACCACTGCCACAACATGGTTCACGAAGACCACGATATGATGAGTCAATTTCAAGTGGGACAAGGTGGGATAAATCCTATGTCAGCCCCAGCGCAACCGCTTCCCGCACCACCCCTTTAA
- a CDS encoding NACHT domain-containing protein gives MTNNNLRNSQDASRVVNANTTNAQQIRGDIWNLFFGEQLAPIGNPAREYNQRLLLADVKQEVESRLQQSLHNAVLVTSGIESQPQQLKRLWDAEVKIGSKPAELIPENTSILSVFDSEEIAGRLLISGMPGSGKTTTLLELTQSLIQRAEEQPDYPIPVLFNLSSWKGERQPLIHWLITELKFKYGVSVKLGKKWLENRLLIPLLDGLDEVESNRQEPCVNAINQLLEREFCPQSLVVCSRSEESDNYTNNLALNGAIYLKLLTNNQIHNYLVEVNHADLWETINRDSDLLDLVKTPLLLNVAVLAASEISIERWQQLTSTESRIQYLLNAYVLQMLTRDIHSRICKKKAPHSQQTQLWLIWLAQQLKRTTQKEFLIEGLQPFWLKNRAQKTYKLILRTTVVLSFALIIGVFDAWQNHDWILALIIGLGNGLIKNLFFELIFRRYREIKPVEIFKFSSKKAQSWLKWGLFIGLIFGLVMGVLVGLRDGLIIGIISGLFGELFFGLGMGVIFGLIIGQISPAIETKKIPNQGIWFSAVNAVILGLILGWFLWFIGGLFNRYSLISWLYYEVYYGFFGGLIFGGVACIQHFTLRLILHSNGYSPWNYARFLNYCTERSFLQRVGGRYCFIHKMLQDHFAQMELEVKHPK, from the coding sequence GTGACCAACAACAACTTACGCAATTCCCAGGATGCAAGTAGAGTTGTGAATGCTAACACAACTAACGCTCAACAGATAAGAGGCGATATCTGGAATTTGTTCTTTGGGGAGCAGCTAGCACCAATAGGCAATCCAGCGCGAGAATATAACCAAAGGTTGCTGCTTGCAGATGTCAAGCAGGAAGTTGAGTCAAGATTGCAACAATCCCTACACAATGCGGTGCTGGTAACTTCAGGGATAGAATCGCAACCTCAACAGCTGAAACGTCTTTGGGATGCAGAAGTCAAAATTGGTTCCAAGCCAGCTGAACTTATTCCAGAAAATACTAGCATTTTGTCAGTTTTTGATTCTGAAGAAATTGCAGGTAGGTTGTTAATTTCGGGAATGCCAGGGAGTGGCAAGACGACTACTCTGCTAGAATTGACACAATCTCTTATTCAAAGAGCGGAAGAACAACCTGATTATCCTATTCCTGTGTTGTTTAACCTATCCTCTTGGAAAGGTGAGCGTCAACCATTAATTCATTGGTTAATAACTGAACTCAAATTCAAATACGGTGTTTCAGTTAAGCTTGGGAAAAAATGGTTAGAAAATCGGCTACTTATACCTTTACTTGATGGCTTAGACGAGGTGGAATCAAACCGTCAAGAACCTTGTGTTAATGCTATTAATCAACTGCTAGAAAGAGAATTTTGCCCTCAATCTCTGGTGGTTTGTAGCCGGAGCGAAGAGTCTGATAACTATACAAATAACCTTGCTCTTAATGGAGCTATTTACTTAAAATTGTTAACGAATAACCAAATTCATAATTATCTTGTTGAAGTTAATCACGCCGATTTATGGGAAACAATCAATCGTGACTCAGATTTATTAGACTTAGTTAAAACACCTTTATTACTTAATGTTGCTGTCCTAGCTGCTTCAGAAATCTCTATTGAGCGTTGGCAACAACTGACTTCTACAGAATCCCGTATTCAGTATTTGCTAAATGCTTATGTACTTCAAATGCTGACACGAGATATTCACAGTAGGATATGCAAGAAGAAAGCGCCTCATTCTCAACAAACTCAATTGTGGCTTATTTGGTTAGCACAGCAGTTAAAAAGAACAACACAAAAGGAATTTTTAATTGAAGGACTACAGCCATTCTGGTTAAAAAATCGTGCTCAAAAAACGTATAAATTGATTCTTAGGACGACCGTTGTATTGAGTTTCGCGCTGATTATAGGTGTATTCGATGCTTGGCAGAATCATGATTGGATTTTAGCGCTAATCATTGGACTGGGTAATGGGCTAATCAAAAATCTGTTTTTTGAGCTAATTTTTAGAAGGTATAGAGAGATAAAACCTGTTGAAATTTTCAAGTTTTCTAGTAAAAAAGCTCAAAGTTGGCTAAAATGGGGTCTGTTTATTGGGCTAATCTTTGGATTAGTTATGGGAGTGTTAGTCGGGTTGAGAGATGGGCTAATTATTGGGATAATTAGCGGGCTGTTCGGTGAGCTATTCTTTGGCTTAGGTATGGGAGTGATATTCGGGCTGATTATTGGGCAAATTAGTCCAGCTATAGAAACCAAAAAAATTCCCAATCAAGGTATTTGGTTTTCAGCAGTAAATGCTGTCATTCTCGGATTAATTCTAGGGTGGTTTTTATGGTTCATTGGAGGTCTATTCAATAGATATTCGTTGATTTCATGGCTATATTATGAAGTCTATTATGGATTTTTTGGTGGGCTAATTTTTGGTGGTGTAGCTTGCATCCAACACTTCACCCTCCGCCTCATTCTTCATAGCAACGGCTACAGCCCCTGGAACTACGCTCGTTTTCTCAACTACTGCACAGAGCGCTCATTCCTCCAACGTGTCGGTGGTCGCTATTGCTTTATTCACAAAATGCTGCAAGACCACTTTGCTCAGATGGAGCTTGAGGTTAAACATCCCAAGTAA
- a CDS encoding glucosamine-6-phosphate deaminase, translating into MPTAKKSFRVDALQVQVYNSEVELAQDVAEITQQYLQNILLEKETAALLLATGNSQLKFLDALIANGGIDWSRIILFHLDEYLGISSDHSASFRYYLQERVENRVNPKIFHYIEGDTMQPLIECDRYTKLLQAQPIDLCCLGVGENGHLAFNDPAVADFQDSYAVKLVKLDDVNRQQQVNTGYFSKLEAVPQYAFTVTIPLICSAQKIICLAQGKRKEKIVQRMLYGDVTHDCPASILRTCNRATLFLDVDSDALGASHGRRTTRDD; encoded by the coding sequence ATGCCAACCGCAAAAAAATCTTTTCGTGTCGATGCTTTACAAGTGCAGGTTTACAACTCTGAAGTCGAACTGGCGCAGGATGTTGCAGAAATAACACAACAGTATTTACAAAACATCCTCCTAGAGAAAGAAACGGCTGCTTTGTTATTAGCAACAGGGAACTCTCAACTTAAATTTCTTGATGCTTTGATAGCGAATGGTGGGATAGATTGGTCGCGAATTATCTTGTTTCATTTAGATGAATACTTGGGTATTTCATCTGACCATTCTGCTAGTTTCCGCTACTATTTACAAGAACGTGTTGAAAATCGAGTGAATCCTAAAATATTTCACTATATTGAAGGTGATACCATGCAACCTTTGATAGAGTGCGATCGCTACACCAAATTACTGCAAGCACAACCCATAGACTTGTGCTGTCTTGGTGTTGGTGAAAACGGACATCTTGCTTTTAACGATCCTGCAGTCGCTGATTTTCAAGATTCTTACGCCGTAAAACTTGTGAAGCTAGATGATGTAAACCGCCAACAACAAGTCAATACGGGTTATTTCTCAAAATTAGAAGCTGTCCCTCAGTACGCTTTTACCGTAACTATCCCGTTGATTTGTTCTGCTCAAAAAATTATCTGTCTTGCACAAGGAAAACGCAAAGAGAAAATCGTGCAACGGATGTTGTATGGTGATGTGACACATGATTGTCCTGCTTCTATTCTTCGCACGTGCAATCGAGCAACATTATTTTTGGATGTAGATTCTGATGCTTTAGGAGCATCCCACGGGCGGCGCACCACCCGCGACGACTGA
- a CDS encoding HAD family hydrolase has protein sequence MLAAILFDLDGTIANTDPIHYQAWREMLTDYGMDIDETFYKSRISGRTNPQIIEDLLPQLSSKESARFADEKEERFRQKAREILKPMNGFAELIAWTDTHKLKRALVTNAPKLNVQFMLEVLDIQFVFDTVVLGEDCIAGKPDPAPYQVSLDLLGITAEQAIALEDSPSGIRSAVGANIPTIGVTSTHDPKVLLAIGAFMTIPDFTDLQLWTHLNSLVSLVVNSY, from the coding sequence ATGCTGGCAGCAATTCTTTTTGACCTAGATGGAACTATTGCCAATACTGACCCGATACACTACCAAGCGTGGCGGGAAATGCTTACAGATTATGGTATGGACATTGACGAAACATTTTATAAATCCCGAATAAGCGGGCGGACAAATCCACAAATTATCGAAGACTTGCTACCACAATTATCATCGAAAGAAAGTGCAAGGTTTGCAGACGAAAAAGAGGAACGTTTCCGGCAAAAAGCCAGAGAAATTCTAAAACCCATGAATGGATTTGCAGAACTCATCGCATGGACAGATACACATAAACTCAAACGTGCTTTAGTCACGAATGCGCCAAAACTCAACGTACAATTTATGTTAGAAGTTTTGGATATTCAGTTCGTCTTTGATACAGTTGTCTTAGGAGAAGATTGCATAGCAGGCAAACCAGACCCTGCACCTTACCAAGTCTCGCTGGATCTGTTAGGTATCACAGCAGAACAAGCTATTGCTCTTGAAGACTCACCCTCTGGAATTCGTTCTGCTGTTGGTGCTAATATCCCTACTATTGGTGTGACTTCTACTCACGATCCGAAGGTTCTCTTAGCAATTGGGGCATTTATGACAATTCCAGATTTTACCGATCTGCAGTTGTGGACGCATTTGAATTCACTGGTATCGTTAGTGGTTAATAGCTACTAA
- a CDS encoding ABC transporter substrate-binding protein: MNEKENIRLLASFLIAGALIAGILWSLGRFVSPKQTNNQLPDSGSINASSNDNMSLGEEIFITKNKSTEKAEGSKAFAKGDFATAVKQFTASLNKNRNDPETLIYLNNANAELNKSNTKPIKVGVILTLGTVDQAEETLRGLAQAQDALNNSRDKINGAWLQLQIAAISNFRDTQAIENINRQLIDDPNILALVGFARDPSIYNDRQLVMVSTGNLNSRQSFQGQNYVFYATPSPDTFSDKLAEYIVKRTGIKNIAICKDSSAQQTQDRSREPSVSRETLIKLHQDSIKSSKYEGKVTDTNCDFGDSTPISDILRRAKTDGAEGLLLFPSYRSINNPNSKFFEFIRENKKQGELPLFGSQNMYNSRMLKYGRENLNKMVLAVPWHRDANPDNPFSTEASRLWGGEVSPRTAIVYDALQAIITGLRKDSTREGLQKTLSQPNFVAFGAAGRIKFSPDGVRDREGGVFLVRVEPCTSGRGCDPNAQLRFDLIKN, translated from the coding sequence ATGAATGAGAAAGAAAACATCAGGCTGCTTGCTTCTTTTTTGATAGCTGGTGCGCTAATAGCAGGTATTTTGTGGTCATTGGGTAGATTTGTTAGTCCAAAACAAACGAACAATCAATTACCAGATTCAGGCTCGATAAATGCATCCTCAAATGACAACATGAGTTTGGGTGAGGAAATTTTTATTACTAAGAACAAGTCTACTGAGAAAGCAGAAGGGAGTAAAGCCTTCGCTAAAGGCGATTTTGCAACTGCTGTCAAGCAATTTACTGCATCTCTAAACAAAAATCGTAACGACCCTGAGACATTAATTTATTTGAATAACGCTAACGCCGAATTAAATAAAAGTAATACAAAACCCATCAAAGTTGGTGTAATTTTGACGCTAGGAACAGTAGACCAAGCAGAAGAGACTTTACGCGGGTTAGCTCAAGCTCAAGATGCACTCAATAACAGCCGTGACAAAATTAATGGGGCTTGGTTGCAACTTCAAATTGCTGCCATTTCAAATTTTAGAGACACTCAGGCTATTGAAAATATAAATCGTCAGTTGATTGACGATCCAAATATTTTAGCCTTAGTAGGGTTTGCTCGCGATCCATCAATTTATAACGATCGCCAGTTGGTGATGGTTTCAACTGGCAATTTAAATTCCAGACAATCATTTCAGGGGCAAAACTATGTATTTTACGCGACTCCCAGTCCTGATACTTTTAGTGATAAGCTAGCTGAATATATAGTTAAAAGAACTGGCATAAAAAATATTGCTATTTGTAAAGATTCATCAGCACAACAAACACAGGACAGATCGAGAGAGCCAAGTGTCAGTAGAGAGACCCTCATAAAGCTACACCAAGACTCTATTAAAAGTAGTAAGTATGAAGGTAAAGTCACTGATACAAATTGTGATTTTGGTGACAGTACTCCGATAAGTGATATTTTAAGACGAGCCAAAACAGATGGAGCGGAAGGCTTGCTGTTATTCCCTAGTTACCGCTCAATTAACAATCCAAATTCAAAGTTTTTCGAGTTCATACGAGAAAATAAAAAACAAGGGGAACTACCACTGTTCGGTTCTCAAAATATGTACAACAGCAGAATGTTGAAGTATGGAAGAGAGAACCTAAACAAAATGGTTTTAGCGGTACCTTGGCATCGGGATGCAAATCCAGACAATCCCTTCTCCACAGAAGCTTCCCGTCTCTGGGGTGGCGAAGTTAGCCCGCGCACTGCGATCGTGTATGACGCACTTCAAGCAATTATTACTGGCTTGAGAAAAGACAGTACTCGTGAGGGATTACAAAAAACACTGTCTCAACCTAACTTCGTAGCTTTTGGTGCAGCAGGAAGAATTAAGTTTTCACCAGATGGTGTTCGCGATCGCGAGGGAGGAGTTTTTCTAGTCAGAGTTGAACCCTGTACTTCAGGTAGGGGTTGTGACCCCAACGCTCAACTCCGTTTTGATTTGATAAAAAATTAG
- a CDS encoding serine/threonine-protein kinase, whose protein sequence is MLCCLNPECSQPINPDGTKFCVNCGAELVSLLRNRYRVIKPLGGGGFARTYLAEDIDKLDEHCVVKQLAPQVQGSWSLKKATELFQQEAKRLQHLGEHPQIPHLYAYFKQDDYLYLVQQFINGQNLLEELKQQGVFDEVKIRGFLYDLLPVVAAVHQQQVIHRDIKPENILRRESDGRLVLIDFGVAKQKTITTTTNHQPGTYIGSFGYAPLEQMQKGEAYPASDLYSLGGTCFHLLTNAHPIDLWLREGYGWVSRWRQYVQQPISQELAHILDKLLQVHHQERYQSAKAVLQDLNFNLLPQQYSSTSQVSSFSTILSRHQPSTIPSYTQPPDPSLPLKKLLPSAVIAGAGSSFLALILLSFLETVWMSSGIWLLLLAAIIFFQALSISEKTYLFIVSAITTLFIFFVYQSLSVPNLILSGLNGLGVFVLLVLLAGLLSFALINLSQLLNKLISNYF, encoded by the coding sequence ATGCTTTGCTGCCTAAACCCTGAGTGCTCTCAGCCTATAAATCCAGATGGAACAAAGTTCTGCGTCAATTGCGGAGCAGAATTGGTGTCTCTACTGAGAAATCGTTATCGCGTTATTAAGCCATTGGGAGGGGGCGGATTTGCTCGTACTTATCTTGCAGAGGATATAGATAAGCTGGATGAGCATTGTGTGGTCAAACAACTAGCACCACAAGTTCAAGGTAGCTGGTCACTGAAAAAAGCAACAGAGTTATTTCAGCAAGAAGCAAAACGGTTGCAACATTTGGGAGAGCATCCTCAAATTCCTCACCTATATGCCTATTTCAAGCAAGATGACTACTTGTACTTAGTGCAGCAGTTTATCAACGGGCAAAATCTGTTGGAAGAGTTAAAGCAGCAGGGGGTGTTTGACGAAGTAAAAATCCGAGGTTTTTTATATGATTTGTTACCAGTTGTAGCAGCAGTACATCAGCAACAGGTGATTCACCGAGATATCAAACCAGAAAATATCCTTCGCAGGGAAAGTGATGGTAGATTGGTGCTGATTGATTTTGGGGTAGCAAAGCAGAAGACAATTACAACAACCACAAACCATCAACCGGGAACATATATTGGTTCTTTTGGTTATGCACCGCTTGAGCAAATGCAAAAGGGTGAGGCTTATCCAGCTAGCGATCTTTATAGCTTAGGAGGTACCTGCTTTCATCTGTTAACTAATGCTCATCCCATAGACCTATGGTTGAGAGAGGGTTATGGCTGGGTTTCTAGATGGCGACAATACGTACAACAACCCATCAGTCAGGAATTAGCGCATATTCTGGATAAGTTGTTGCAAGTTCATCACCAAGAGCGTTATCAATCAGCAAAGGCTGTTTTACAAGATTTAAATTTTAACCTACTACCACAACAATATTCTTCCACATCACAAGTCAGCTCATTTTCAACAATACTATCACGGCACCAGCCCTCAACAATCCCCTCATACACTCAACCACCAGACCCATCTTTGCCTCTCAAGAAACTATTGCCATCAGCAGTTATTGCTGGAGCGGGAAGCTCATTTTTGGCTCTGATCCTTCTGAGTTTTTTAGAAACAGTTTGGATGAGTTCTGGAATCTGGTTGCTACTTTTGGCAGCTATTATCTTTTTTCAAGCTCTCTCAATTTCAGAAAAGACCTATTTATTTATTGTTTCTGCAATTACAACGTTATTTATTTTCTTTGTTTACCAAAGCCTGTCGGTTCCCAATCTTATCCTATCTGGTCTAAATGGACTGGGAGTTTTTGTACTGCTAGTTCTTCTTGCTGGATTATTATCTTTTGCTCTTATCAATTTGTCACAGCTTTTAAATAAATTGATTTCTAATTATTTTTAA
- a CDS encoding toxin-antitoxin system TumE family protein encodes MLIELYVQEIHNLIQSFEMVKLFNLEYEKRGLYEGFIRGIIHFKDDSLLHFREFLYLEITIDRKMYSYQYMDAENNLIFRYDNTEHHRKLNLPTFPHHKHDGREDNVVSSDAPFLADVLKEIEKIQA; translated from the coding sequence TTGTTAATTGAACTTTATGTCCAAGAAATTCATAATTTAATTCAATCCTTTGAAATGGTAAAATTATTTAATTTAGAATACGAAAAAAGAGGACTATATGAAGGTTTTATCCGAGGAATTATTCACTTCAAAGATGATTCCTTACTGCATTTCCGAGAATTTCTCTATCTTGAAATCACTATAGATAGAAAAATGTATAGTTATCAATACATGGATGCTGAGAATAATTTAATTTTTCGCTACGACAACACCGAACATCATCGAAAACTAAATCTTCCTACCTTTCCTCATCATAAACACGATGGCAGAGAGGATAACGTAGTTAGCTCAGATGCTCCTTTTTTAGCTGATGTACTTAAGGAAATAGAGAAAATACAAGCATAA
- a CDS encoding glutathione S-transferase family protein — MKVERTNNKRKSLPPKLIIKLGKFVWVTLWHMMMSKLAPRNTSGEYIRPSSYFRKFVRIEVDSQYQAVANRYSLIVGMGCPWAHRTLVVRALKGLEKILQVTVVSPSPIEGGWIFNQDYVGCRTLAELYQLAEAGYTGRCTVPVLWDNQTKTIVNNESAEVIVMLNSEFNEFAQNPTLDLYPKELKQKIDDWNDLIYTSVNNGVYRCGFAQTQEAYDKVCNELFTTLDKIEDVLSSNRYLCGNTVTLADVRLFTTLFRFDSVYYGLFKCNRRRIKDYQNLSAYLRDLYQLPGVADTCDVESVKQDYYGNLFPLNPGGIIPLGPDMAYLYEPHDRDRSYTRSVGLYK, encoded by the coding sequence ATGAAAGTAGAGAGGACTAATAACAAAAGAAAGTCACTTCCACCAAAGCTCATAATTAAGCTAGGGAAGTTTGTTTGGGTCACTCTCTGGCATATGATGATGTCAAAGCTTGCTCCCCGCAACACCTCAGGAGAATACATTCGTCCAAGCAGTTATTTCCGGAAGTTTGTTCGCATAGAGGTTGACAGTCAATACCAAGCTGTAGCAAATCGCTACAGCTTGATAGTAGGAATGGGTTGTCCTTGGGCGCACCGTACTCTTGTTGTTCGAGCACTCAAAGGGCTGGAAAAAATTCTACAAGTGACTGTTGTTTCTCCTTCTCCAATAGAAGGGGGTTGGATCTTTAACCAGGATTATGTTGGTTGTCGCACGCTTGCTGAACTGTACCAGCTAGCTGAAGCGGGTTATACTGGACGGTGTACGGTTCCAGTTTTATGGGATAACCAGACTAAAACCATCGTTAACAATGAGAGTGCAGAAGTGATCGTCATGCTGAACTCGGAGTTCAACGAGTTTGCACAAAATCCGACTTTAGATTTGTACCCAAAGGAACTCAAACAGAAAATTGATGACTGGAATGATTTGATTTATACAAGTGTTAATAATGGTGTCTATCGTTGCGGTTTTGCTCAAACTCAGGAGGCTTACGATAAAGTTTGCAATGAACTCTTTACAACTTTAGATAAAATTGAGGATGTGCTTAGTTCAAATCGATACTTGTGTGGAAATACTGTAACATTGGCAGATGTCCGTCTGTTCACTACACTATTTCGTTTTGATAGTGTATACTACGGTCTTTTTAAGTGCAATCGTAGAAGAATTAAAGACTACCAAAATCTCAGCGCTTACCTGCGTGACTTGTATCAACTTCCTGGTGTTGCTGACACTTGTGATGTTGAAAGTGTAAAGCAGGATTACTACGGCAATCTTTTTCCCCTCAATCCGGGCGGTATTATACCATTAGGTCCTGATATGGCTTACCTTTATGAACCACACGATC